Genomic window (Flavobacterium oreochromis):
ATCATCACCATATTCTAGAACAATAGGCACACCTGTAGAGGTAAATCTAGAAATGGTAAATGAAAAACCTATAGCGAAAGAATATGTTCCAGGAAATTTCCCTGTAGCAGTACTATTAGAAGGGAAATTTCATTCTGTATTTGAAAATCGTGTATTAGCTTTTAAATCAACTGATTTTAAAAACGTAGGTAAGGAAACTAAGATGATAATTATTTCAGATGGTGATATCATGAAAAATCAGCTTGATAAAAATGGACAGCCTATGGAATTAGGCTTTGATAAATGGACAAATCAGCTATATGCAAACAAAGAGTTCTTAATGAATTGTGTAAATTTTCTATTAGATGATAATGGATTAATCAACATTCGTAGTAAAGAAGTTGATCTTCCTCTACTCGATAAAGAGAAAGTATATGAAGAATACACCTATATTCAATTCATTACAGTAGGTGCTCCCTTAATTATTTTAGCACTATTTGGCCTTATTTTTAACTATTTAAGAAAACGAAAATTTGCTCGATAATTATTTAAAAAAATAATTTCAAAAACTAATTAGTTTACGATATATTTGTAAAAACTAAAAATCTATACACCATAAGGTTACTTACTTAAATAATTTGCGATGAAATTTATTGTATCGAGTTCTTATTTACAAAAACAACTACAGGTCTTAGGTAGTGTAATAAACAGTAGTAATACGTTACCTATCTTAGACAATTTTTTATTTGAATTAAAACAAGACCAATTAGTGGTTTCTGCTTCAGATTTAGAAACTACTATGTCGGCTTCTCTAAGCATAGATTCTACAAGTGAAGGAAGTGTAGCTGTACCAGCTAAACTATTATTGGAAATTTTAAAAACATTTCCTGAACAACCACTAACTTTTACAGTAGAAGAGAATAATACTATTGAAATTAGCTCTCAATCTGGTAAATATGCTTTAGCATACTCACCAGGTGCTGAATTTCCTAAAGCAGTTGTATTAGAAGATCCTTCTAAAACATTAGTTCCTGCGGAAGTACTATCTACAGCTGTTAGTAAAACTATTTTTGCAGCAGGTAATGATGATTTACGTCCTGTAATGAGTGGTGTTTTCTTCCAGTTTTCACCAGAAGGGCTAATTTTTGTAGCTACAGATGCTCATAAACTAGTTAAATACGCTAGAACTGATGTAAAAGCTTCCCAAGTTGCTGATTTTATCATGCCTAGAAAACCATTAACTATTTTAAAAGGGATCTTAGCTTCTTCAGATGCAGAAGTTACAATAGAATACAACGATGCTAATGCGACTTTTTCTTTTGATAATTATGTCTTAACATGTCGTTTAATTGATGGAAAATATCCTAATTACGAAGCCGTAATTCCAAAAGAAAACCCAAACAAACTATTAATAGACCGTACACAGTTCTTAAGTTCTGTTCGTCGTGTGGCTATTTTTTCTAACAAAACAACCCATCAAATCAGACTTAAAATTGCTGGTGCCGAATTAAATATTTCTGCAGAAGATATTGATTACTCAAATAAAGCAGAAGAACGTCTTACTTGTGACTATCAAGGTGATGATATGCAAATTGGTTTTAACTCACGTTTCTTAATGGAAATGCTTACCAATCTACAAAGTGATATGATTCAGTTAGAAATGTCTATGCCAAATCGTGCAGGTATATTAACTCCTGCTGACGGATTAGACGAAGGCGAAACGGTAACCATGCTAGTAATGCCTGTAATGCTTAATAGCTAAAAAAAAAAAAAATGACAATTTTTAGGCACTACCTAAAAGTATCCTAGTCATAATAAATAGGGTTTACTTTAATTAAAGTAAACCCTATTTTCTAATATAATTGAATGAAATAACAATCTTTATTTGTATTAACTTTTTTAATTTCTCTTCAACTAATCTATTTTTTTCAGCTTAATATTATAAAATTTAGCAATTATTTGTTTTTGATCACATTCCGAATAATGTAACTTCCCATTACTTAACTTTTATATTCTTTTATAAACATCAAAAAATAACTGCCTGATTTTTAAAAATATAACTTTATTTAAGCTTTTCTCTTTCATTATAATCCCTATTTCAGACAGGCTATATTGTTTATAGTTAAAACCAACTTTTTCACAGCATTGAGTATCTCTAAAAAAACACTCCCTTCTTCAGTTTTTTTTAATGTTAATCATGATTTTTTAGGCACAAGGAAAAGTGCTTGGCAATATCTCCTGCTTTTAAGACTCTCAGAGAATGAAAAAGTAGTACTAAGAAGAGTAGTTTTTTTGAGTATCCTCCATTATTTTTACTATAAATTAATAAGTCAAAATTCAGAACCTTTCATAGCTTTTTGTTAAGTACAATAATATGTTGACATTAAACATAATACTTATTTTTTTCAAAGGATATAATTTTTATTGAGACCAATAGTAGAATATGATTGAAATATTGTAAAAACATTACTTTTCAAGTGAACTTTATGGCTTTATTTGACAAATATCGACTATAAACAATACCTTTGCAAAAAATATAATTAGAGACATGTCATCATTTGAGCAATTTAATTTACCCAAATCCTTACAAAAAGCATTAGACGAATTAAAATTTGTCACTCCTACTCCTATTCAAGAAAAATCATTTAATGTAATCATGTCTGGTAGAGATGTAATGGGAATTGCTCAAACAGGTACTGGGAAGACTTTCGCCTATTTACTTCCTTTACTAAAGCAATATAAATTTGCTCAAACATATAATCCTCGAATGATGATCTTAGTTCCTACTAGAGAATTGGTCGTACAAGTAGTGGATGAAATAGAAAAACTCACTCAATATATGTCTGTTCGAACTTTAGGAATTTATGGAGGCGTAAATATCAATACTCAAAAAAATCAAGTATACCAAGGAATAGATATTCTAGTTGGGACTCCTGGACGCGTAATG
Coding sequences:
- the dnaN gene encoding DNA polymerase III subunit beta gives rise to the protein MKFIVSSSYLQKQLQVLGSVINSSNTLPILDNFLFELKQDQLVVSASDLETTMSASLSIDSTSEGSVAVPAKLLLEILKTFPEQPLTFTVEENNTIEISSQSGKYALAYSPGAEFPKAVVLEDPSKTLVPAEVLSTAVSKTIFAAGNDDLRPVMSGVFFQFSPEGLIFVATDAHKLVKYARTDVKASQVADFIMPRKPLTILKGILASSDAEVTIEYNDANATFSFDNYVLTCRLIDGKYPNYEAVIPKENPNKLLIDRTQFLSSVRRVAIFSNKTTHQIRLKIAGAELNISAEDIDYSNKAEERLTCDYQGDDMQIGFNSRFLMEMLTNLQSDMIQLEMSMPNRAGILTPADGLDEGETVTMLVMPVMLNS